A genomic stretch from Candidatus Dormiibacterota bacterium includes:
- a CDS encoding LON peptidase substrate-binding domain-containing protein, giving the protein MDPRDEVRAAGEPAVETLPVVPLRDNVVFPQQLAPLGAGRPRSVGALEAAVGADGRVVLAVQRSAEVDDVSLADLHPIAVVAHVGAFRRMPTGAQALVEGQRR; this is encoded by the coding sequence ATGGACCCGCGTGACGAGGTGCGCGCCGCCGGCGAGCCCGCCGTCGAGACGCTGCCGGTCGTGCCCCTGCGCGACAACGTCGTCTTCCCCCAGCAGCTGGCGCCCCTCGGCGCCGGCCGGCCGCGGTCGGTGGGCGCCCTGGAGGCCGCGGTCGGCGCCGACGGCCGGGTGGTGCTGGCGGTGCAGCGCAGCGCCGAGGTCGACGACGTCAGCCTCGCCGACCTCCATCCGATCGCGGTCGTCGCCCACGTGGGCGCGTTCCGGCGCATGCCCACCGGTGCCCAGGCCTTGGTCGAGGGCCAGCGGCGGG